In Enterobacter cloacae, the following are encoded in one genomic region:
- the dctA gene encoding C4-dicarboxylate transport protein, with protein sequence MKNSLFKSLYFQVLTAIAIGILLGHYYPELGAQMKPLGDAFVKLIKMVIAPVIFCTVVTGIAGMESMKAVGRTGAVALLYFEVVSTIALIIGLIIVNVVQPGAGMNVDPSTLDAKAVAVYADQAKDQGVVAFLLDIIPGSVIGAFASGNILQVLMFAVLFGFALHRLGSKGQLIFNVIESFSQVIFGIINMIMRLAPIGAFGAMAFTIGKYGVGTLVQLGQLIICFYITCILFVVVVLGSIARAAGFSIFKFIRYIREELLIVLGTSSSESALPRMLDKMEKLGCRKSVVGLVIPTGYSFNLDGTSIYLTMAAVFIAQATNSHMDIFHQVTLLVVLLLSSKGAAGVTGSGFIVLAATISAVGHLPVAGLALILGIDRFMSEARALTNLVGNGVATVVVAKWVKELDHKKLNDTLNNRPADGKTTGLSS encoded by the coding sequence ATGAAAAACTCTCTCTTCAAAAGCCTTTACTTTCAGGTCCTGACAGCCATCGCAATCGGTATTCTGCTTGGCCACTACTACCCTGAACTGGGCGCACAAATGAAACCGCTTGGCGACGCGTTCGTTAAGCTCATCAAAATGGTTATCGCTCCGGTGATCTTCTGTACGGTGGTGACCGGCATCGCTGGCATGGAAAGCATGAAAGCGGTGGGTCGTACCGGTGCAGTTGCGCTTCTTTATTTCGAAGTGGTCAGTACCATTGCCCTGATTATTGGTCTGATTATCGTTAACGTGGTGCAGCCAGGTGCGGGCATGAACGTTGACCCGTCGACGCTGGACGCCAAAGCGGTCGCGGTTTATGCCGACCAGGCGAAGGATCAGGGCGTTGTGGCCTTCCTGCTGGACATTATTCCGGGTAGCGTCATCGGCGCATTCGCCAGCGGAAACATCCTGCAGGTGCTGATGTTTGCCGTGCTGTTTGGCTTTGCTCTGCACCGTCTGGGCAGCAAAGGCCAGCTCATCTTTAACGTGATTGAAAGCTTCTCGCAGGTCATCTTCGGCATCATCAATATGATCATGCGTCTGGCTCCGATTGGTGCCTTCGGTGCAATGGCGTTCACCATCGGTAAATACGGTGTGGGTACGCTGGTGCAGCTGGGTCAGCTGATTATCTGCTTCTATATCACCTGTATTCTGTTCGTGGTGGTGGTGCTGGGGTCAATTGCCCGCGCGGCGGGTTTCAGCATTTTCAAATTTATCCGCTACATCCGCGAAGAGTTGCTGATTGTTCTGGGCACGTCGTCCTCTGAATCTGCACTGCCGCGTATGCTCGATAAGATGGAAAAACTGGGTTGTCGTAAGTCGGTGGTGGGGCTGGTTATTCCAACGGGCTACTCATTTAACCTGGATGGCACGTCGATCTACCTGACGATGGCCGCGGTGTTTATCGCTCAGGCAACAAACAGCCATATGGATATTTTCCATCAGGTTACCCTGCTGGTGGTGCTCCTGCTCTCATCTAAGGGGGCGGCAGGTGTAACAGGCAGTGGCTTTATCGTGCTGGCGGCGACCATTTCGGCGGTGGGGCACCTGCCGGTGGCCGGCCTGGCGTTAATTCTCGGTATTGACCGCTTTATGTCTGAAGCCCGTGCGTTAACCAACCTGGTCGGTAACGGTGTGGCAACGGTGGTGGTGGCGAAATGGGTGAAAGAGCTGGATCACAAAAAGCTCAATGACACGTTAAATAATCGTCCGGCTGACGGCAAAACCACAGGTTTATC
- a CDS encoding phosphodiesterase: MRVSRSLTIKQMAMVSAVTMLFVFLFCVILLFHSVQQNRYNTASQLESIARSVRGPLSASILKGDIPEAESILKRIQPAGIVSRADVVLPNQFQALRMSFIPERPVPMMVMRLFELPVQISLPVYSLERPANPQPLAYLVLQADSYRMYKFVMNWVATLVTTYLLLTLILSVALTWCINRLIVHPLRHIARELNNLSPQNQVGHQLELPRLHHDDEIGMLVRSYNINQQRILRQQDELNSSATRFPVSELPNKAFLMALLEQTVARQQTTALMVVACETLQDTAGVLKESQREVLLLTLVEKVKSVLAPRMVLTQVSGYDLVIIAHGVKEPWHAVTLGQQVLTVINERLPVQGIQLRPSASIGIAMFYGDLTAEQLYRRAFSAAQTARRKGKNQIQFFDPEQMENAQQRLTEESDILTALDNHQFAIWMQPQVNLLTGEVKSAEALLRMQQPDGSWELPEGFIERIESCGLMVTVGYWVLEESCRQLAAWQARGVTLPLSVNLSALQLMHPTMVSEMLELIHRYRIQPDTLILEVTESRRIDDPNEAVAILKPLRNAGIRIALDDFGMGYAGLRQLQHMKTLPVDVLKIDKAFVDGLPDDSSLVQAIIHMARSLNLHVIAEGIETEAQRDWLAEAGVESGQGFLFARAVPSDVFEQRYISSAGNNAKV, translated from the coding sequence TTGCGTGTCAGCCGTTCTTTAACGATCAAACAGATGGCGATGGTTTCTGCCGTCACGATGCTGTTTGTATTCCTCTTCTGCGTTATTTTGCTGTTTCATTCCGTACAGCAGAATCGCTATAACACGGCTTCGCAATTAGAAAGTATTGCGCGCTCGGTGCGCGGCCCACTCTCAGCTTCTATCCTGAAAGGGGATATCCCCGAAGCGGAAAGTATTTTAAAACGCATTCAGCCTGCCGGTATTGTCAGCCGGGCGGATGTGGTGTTACCTAACCAGTTCCAGGCACTGCGGATGAGTTTTATCCCTGAACGGCCCGTCCCAATGATGGTTATGCGCCTGTTTGAGCTGCCGGTACAAATCTCGCTACCCGTTTATTCGCTCGAACGACCAGCCAACCCCCAGCCGTTAGCTTATCTGGTGCTGCAGGCGGACTCATACCGCATGTATAAGTTCGTGATGAACTGGGTGGCTACGTTAGTAACTACTTACTTACTTTTGACGCTCATTCTGAGCGTGGCGCTCACCTGGTGTATTAACCGGTTGATTGTTCACCCCTTGCGTCACATCGCCAGGGAGCTGAATAACCTTTCACCACAGAACCAGGTGGGACACCAGCTTGAGCTGCCACGCCTTCATCATGACGATGAGATAGGCATGCTGGTGCGCAGCTACAATATCAACCAACAGCGCATCCTGCGTCAGCAGGACGAGTTAAACAGCAGCGCCACGCGATTTCCGGTGTCGGAGTTACCCAACAAAGCGTTTCTGATGGCGCTGCTGGAGCAGACTGTTGCCCGCCAGCAGACAACGGCGCTGATGGTGGTTGCCTGTGAAACTCTGCAGGATACGGCGGGTGTGCTTAAAGAGAGCCAGCGCGAAGTGTTGTTGCTGACGCTGGTGGAAAAAGTGAAATCCGTCCTGGCACCGCGCATGGTACTGACCCAGGTGAGTGGTTATGACCTGGTGATTATTGCTCATGGTGTGAAAGAGCCGTGGCATGCCGTCACATTAGGTCAGCAAGTGCTCACTGTCATTAATGAGCGGCTGCCGGTTCAGGGTATCCAGCTTCGTCCGAGCGCCAGCATCGGGATTGCGATGTTTTACGGCGACCTGACGGCAGAACAGCTTTACCGTCGCGCGTTCTCGGCGGCCCAGACTGCCCGCCGCAAAGGGAAAAACCAGATCCAGTTCTTCGACCCGGAGCAAATGGAAAATGCGCAGCAGCGCCTGACCGAAGAGAGCGATATTCTCACCGCGCTGGATAACCACCAGTTTGCCATCTGGATGCAGCCGCAGGTGAATTTGCTGACGGGCGAGGTCAAAAGTGCCGAAGCGTTGCTGCGTATGCAGCAGCCGGATGGCTCGTGGGAGCTACCTGAAGGGTTTATCGAGCGTATCGAGTCCTGCGGCCTGATGGTTACCGTAGGCTACTGGGTGCTTGAGGAGTCGTGCCGCCAGCTTGCCGCCTGGCAGGCGCGTGGCGTGACCCTGCCGCTGTCGGTGAATCTGTCAGCCCTGCAGCTTATGCACCCGACGATGGTTTCTGAGATGCTGGAGTTGATTCATCGTTACCGGATCCAGCCCGATACGCTGATTCTGGAAGTGACGGAAAGCCGTCGCATTGACGATCCGAATGAGGCGGTCGCGATCCTGAAACCGCTGCGAAATGCCGGTATTCGTATTGCGCTGGACGATTTTGGCATGGGCTACGCCGGGTTGCGTCAGCTCCAGCACATGAAAACACTGCCGGTGGATGTCCTGAAAATTGACAAAGCCTTTGTTGACGGGCTGCCGGATGACAGCAGCCTGGTGCAGGCCATTATCCATATGGCACGCAGTCTCAACCTGCATGTGATTGCAGAGGGCATCGAGACGGAAGCTCAGCGCGACTGGCTGGCTGAAGCGGGTGTGGAAAGTGGACAAGGCTTTTTGTTTGCTCGCGCCGTCCCGTCGGATGTCTTTGAGCAACGGTATATTTCCAGCGCTGGCAATAACGCAAAAGTGTAA
- a CDS encoding cellulose biosynthesis protein BcsC produces MRKFTLNLLSLSLGLALMPLAQAANSPQQQQLLEQVRLGESTQREDLVRQSLYRLELIDPNNPDVIAARFRYLLRQGDTAGAQKELDRLKGIAPSSGAYQSSRNTMLLSTPDGRQALQQARLLATTGHTQEAIAAYDKLFAGNPPGGDLATEYWNVVAKDPARRSSAINQLKKINASSPGNTQLQATLAQLLFQSGRSDEGFAVLREMAKSNGGRRQASDMWYQQIKDQPASSASVSALQKYLSVFSDGDSVAAARSQLEAQQKQLADPAFRAKAEGLAAVDAGQGGKAVAELQKAVSANHADSEAVGALGQAYSQKGDRARAVAQFEKAIALDPQSDNRGKWDSLLKVNRYWLLIQQGDAALKANNPAQAERDYQQARNIDNTDSYAVLGLGDVAVARKDNAAAERYYRQALRMDSGNSNAVRGLANIYRAQSPEKASQFIQSLSASQRRSIDDIERSLTNEQLSSQAEQLENQGKYAQAAEIQRRRLALSPGDVWITYRLSRDLYSAGQRSQADNLMRQLASQKPSDPDQVYANGLYLSGNDQDRAALAHLDKLPRSQWNSNIQELADRLQSNQVLETANRLRDSGKEQEAENMLRQQPASTRIDLTLADWAQQRGDREAAKTAYGTVLQREPQNEDAILGLTEVYIAEGNKDAARAELAKLPAAQHGQPLSLNMQRRVAMAQAGLGDSAAAEQTFSKIIPQAKSQPASMENALVLRDAARFQAQNGQPQQALETYKDAMVSSGITTTRPVDNDSFTRLTRNDEKDDWLKRGVRSDAGDLYRQQDVNVTLQHDYWGSSGTGGYSDLKAHTTMLQADAPLADGRMFFRSDLVNMDAGSFATKNGEYDPKWGTCAETPCHGNTNQSANGASIAVGWKNKTWAMDIGTTPMGFDVVDVVGSLSYSNDLGPIGYTVNAHRRPISSSVLAFAGQHDSNTDTTWGGVRATGGGVSISYDKGEANGIWSSLSADSLTGKNVEDNWRVRWMTGYYYKIINQNNERLTAGLTNMLWHYDKDLSGYTLGQGGYYSPQEYVSFALPVTWRKRTENWSWELGGSVSWSHSKTDDVLRYPLQGLIPTDEPGRYTDRGVMETGSSSSGTGYTARAIIERRVTSNWFVGLGVDIQEAKDYTPSHALLYVRYSAAGWQGDMDLPPQPLIPYADW; encoded by the coding sequence ATGCGCAAGTTCACATTAAATCTACTCAGTTTATCGCTTGGCCTGGCTTTGATGCCGTTGGCTCAGGCCGCGAATTCCCCGCAACAGCAACAGCTGCTGGAACAGGTACGTCTGGGAGAATCGACGCAGCGCGAGGATTTGGTTCGTCAGTCGCTCTATCGTCTTGAACTGATTGACCCGAACAACCCTGACGTCATTGCCGCACGCTTCCGTTACCTGCTGCGTCAGGGGGATACTGCCGGTGCGCAAAAAGAGCTGGATCGTCTGAAAGGGATTGCGCCGAGCTCCGGTGCCTACCAGTCGTCGCGCAATACGATGCTGCTTTCCACCCCTGATGGTCGTCAGGCGCTACAGCAGGCGCGTTTACTGGCCACGACAGGTCACACCCAGGAAGCGATTGCCGCGTATGACAAGCTCTTTGCCGGAAACCCGCCTGGCGGCGATCTGGCGACAGAATACTGGAACGTGGTGGCGAAAGACCCGGCTCGCCGCAGTTCGGCCATTAACCAGCTGAAGAAAATCAATGCCAGTAGCCCCGGCAATACGCAGCTGCAGGCGACGCTGGCGCAACTACTGTTCCAGAGCGGACGCAGTGATGAAGGCTTTGCTGTGCTGCGGGAGATGGCTAAATCCAACGGTGGCCGTAGACAGGCGTCTGATATGTGGTATCAGCAGATCAAAGACCAGCCAGCCAGCAGCGCCAGCGTTAGCGCGTTGCAAAAATACCTGAGCGTGTTTAGTGACGGTGATAGCGTGGCGGCGGCGCGTTCACAGCTTGAAGCGCAGCAAAAACAGCTCGCCGATCCAGCGTTCCGTGCAAAAGCGGAAGGATTAGCAGCCGTCGATGCCGGGCAGGGCGGTAAGGCGGTGGCAGAGCTGCAGAAAGCGGTCAGCGCGAATCATGCCGACAGTGAAGCCGTTGGCGCGCTGGGCCAGGCGTATTCGCAGAAAGGCGATCGTGCCCGCGCGGTCGCTCAGTTTGAAAAGGCGATCGCCCTCGATCCGCAGAGTGATAACCGGGGTAAATGGGATAGTCTGCTGAAGGTTAACCGCTACTGGCTGCTTATCCAGCAGGGTGACGCCGCGCTCAAGGCGAATAACCCTGCACAGGCGGAGCGTGACTATCAGCAGGCGCGTAACATCGACAATACCGACAGCTATGCGGTGCTGGGGCTGGGCGATGTCGCGGTGGCGCGCAAAGATAATGCGGCTGCCGAGCGCTATTATCGTCAGGCGTTGCGTATGGACAGCGGTAACAGCAATGCGGTACGCGGCCTTGCCAATATCTATCGCGCGCAGTCCCCGGAGAAAGCCTCACAGTTTATTCAGTCGCTGTCTGCCAGCCAGCGTCGCAGTATTGATGATATTGAACGTAGTCTGACCAACGAGCAGCTCTCTTCCCAGGCAGAACAGCTGGAAAACCAGGGAAAATACGCTCAGGCCGCAGAAATTCAGCGCCGTCGTCTGGCGCTCTCTCCCGGAGATGTGTGGATAACCTACCGTCTGTCGCGCGATCTCTATAGCGCAGGCCAGCGCAGCCAGGCGGATAACCTGATGCGTCAGCTTGCCAGCCAAAAACCGTCCGACCCGGATCAGGTCTATGCAAACGGGCTTTACCTGTCGGGTAACGATCAGGACAGAGCCGCGCTCGCACATCTGGACAAGCTGCCGCGTAGCCAGTGGAACAGCAATATTCAGGAGTTGGCCGATCGCCTGCAAAGTAATCAGGTGCTGGAAACGGCGAACCGTCTGCGGGATAGCGGTAAGGAGCAGGAGGCGGAGAATATGCTCCGTCAGCAACCGGCTTCCACCCGTATTGATTTAACGCTTGCGGACTGGGCACAGCAGCGTGGCGATCGCGAGGCCGCGAAAACCGCCTACGGCACCGTTTTACAGCGTGAGCCGCAAAACGAAGATGCGATCCTCGGTCTGACCGAAGTGTATATTGCTGAAGGCAATAAAGACGCTGCGCGTGCAGAGCTGGCGAAACTGCCTGCCGCACAGCATGGCCAGCCGTTGTCACTCAACATGCAGCGCCGGGTGGCGATGGCGCAGGCGGGTCTTGGCGATTCTGCCGCCGCAGAACAAACGTTCAGCAAAATCATCCCTCAGGCCAAATCGCAGCCCGCTTCTATGGAAAATGCGCTGGTGTTACGTGATGCGGCGCGTTTCCAGGCGCAAAACGGCCAGCCTCAACAGGCGCTGGAAACGTATAAAGATGCGATGGTGTCGTCCGGTATCACAACCACGCGTCCGGTTGACAATGACAGCTTTACCCGCCTGACACGAAATGATGAGAAAGATGACTGGCTGAAGCGCGGCGTACGCAGCGATGCCGGTGATCTGTACCGTCAGCAGGATGTTAACGTCACGCTGCAACACGATTACTGGGGTTCAAGCGGCACGGGCGGATATTCCGACCTCAAAGCGCATACCACTATGCTGCAGGCAGATGCACCGCTGGCGGATGGGCGTATGTTCTTCCGCAGTGACCTGGTCAATATGGATGCCGGTTCGTTTGCCACCAAAAACGGGGAATACGATCCTAAATGGGGTACCTGTGCGGAAACGCCTTGTCATGGCAATACTAATCAGTCGGCAAATGGCGCGAGCATCGCCGTAGGCTGGAAGAACAAAACCTGGGCGATGGACATCGGTACGACGCCGATGGGCTTTGATGTGGTGGATGTTGTTGGCAGCCTGAGCTATAGCAATGACCTGGGCCCAATTGGCTATACCGTTAATGCCCATCGTCGCCCAATTTCCAGCTCCGTGCTGGCTTTTGCCGGTCAGCATGACTCCAATACGGACACCACATGGGGCGGCGTACGTGCAACCGGTGGTGGCGTGAGCATAAGCTATGACAAAGGTGAGGCGAATGGTATCTGGTCAAGCCTGAGCGCGGACAGCCTGACGGGTAAAAATGTGGAAGATAACTGGCGCGTCCGCTGGATGACCGGTTACTACTACAAGATCATTAATCAAAATAATGAGCGCCTGACAGCCGGCCTGACTAACATGCTCTGGCATTATGACAAAGATCTGAGCGGCTATACCCTGGGACAGGGCGGCTATTATAGCCCGCAGGAGTATGTCTCCTTTGCATTACCGGTGACCTGGCGGAAACGCACTGAGAACTGGTCGTGGGAACTGGGTGGCTCCGTGTCGTGGTCGCATTCAAAAACTGACGATGTGCTGCGTTATCCGCTTCAGGGGCTGATCCCAACCGATGAGCCTGGTCGTTACACCGACAGGGGTGTGATGGAAACGGGCAGCAGTTCTTCAGGAACCGGTTATACCGCAAGAGCCATCATTGAACGCCGTGTGACCTCCAACTGGTTTGTCGGTCTCGGTGTTGATATTCAGGAAGCGAAAGATTACACCCCGAGCCATGCGCTGCTCTATGTGCGTTATTCCGCAGCGGGCTGGCAGGGCGATATGGACTTACCGCCGCAACCGCTCATACCGTACGCAGACTGGTAA
- a CDS encoding glucanase, giving the protein MKAFHWCVLAALMLATTSLRAACTWPAWEQFKQDYISESGRVIDPSDTRKISTSEGQSYALFFALAANDRKTFDLLLTWTRDNLAQGNLHDHLPAWLWGQKDKENWAIIDTNSASDADIWIAWSLLEAGRLWKHPDYTRTGKALLKRIVSEEVVKVPGLGSMLLPGKVGFAEAHVWRFNPSYLPPQLASYFTRFGAPWTTLRETNLRLLLETAPKGFSPDWVQYQKNRGWQLKQNKSLVGSYDAIRVYLWVGMMSDQDPQKARLLARLQPMAAMTTKQGVPPEKVDVASGKHTGKGPVGFSASLLPFLQKRDAQAAQRQRVADHFPDKNAYYSYVLTLFGQGWDQHRFRFTAKGELIPDWGQECASSH; this is encoded by the coding sequence ATGAAAGCCTTTCACTGGTGTGTGTTAGCCGCGTTGATGCTGGCGACGACGAGTCTTCGCGCCGCCTGCACCTGGCCTGCCTGGGAGCAGTTTAAACAGGACTACATCAGTGAAAGCGGGCGTGTCATTGATCCCAGTGACACGCGCAAAATTAGTACATCTGAAGGGCAAAGCTATGCGCTGTTCTTTGCGCTGGCAGCGAATGACCGTAAGACGTTTGACCTGCTGTTGACATGGACGCGCGACAATCTTGCCCAGGGGAATTTACACGACCATCTGCCGGCCTGGTTATGGGGGCAGAAAGACAAAGAAAACTGGGCGATTATTGATACAAACTCCGCGTCGGATGCTGATATCTGGATTGCCTGGTCACTGCTCGAAGCGGGTCGGTTATGGAAACATCCGGACTACACCCGCACAGGCAAGGCATTACTTAAGCGCATTGTCAGCGAGGAAGTGGTGAAAGTGCCAGGGCTTGGCTCGATGCTGCTGCCGGGTAAAGTCGGCTTTGCCGAGGCACATGTCTGGCGCTTTAACCCCAGCTATCTTCCCCCTCAGCTGGCGAGCTATTTCACGCGTTTTGGTGCCCCGTGGACCACGCTTCGTGAAACGAACCTGCGCTTACTGCTGGAGACTGCGCCGAAAGGTTTTTCCCCGGACTGGGTGCAATATCAGAAAAACAGAGGCTGGCAGTTAAAGCAGAATAAATCGCTGGTGGGCAGCTACGACGCCATCCGTGTCTACCTCTGGGTGGGCATGATGAGCGATCAGGACCCACAGAAGGCCAGGTTGCTGGCGCGTTTACAGCCGATGGCCGCAATGACAACGAAACAAGGTGTGCCGCCGGAGAAAGTGGATGTGGCAAGCGGGAAACATACGGGCAAAGGCCCGGTTGGTTTTTCCGCCTCACTGCTACCTTTTTTACAAAAGCGTGACGCGCAGGCGGCACAACGCCAGCGTGTTGCAGACCATTTTCCCGATAAAAATGCCTATTACAGCTACGTGCTGACCCTCTTTGGACAAGGATGGGATCAGCATCGTTTTCGCTTCACCGCAAAAGGTGAATTAATACCGGATTGGGGCCAGGAATGCGCAAGTTCACATTAA
- a CDS encoding cellulose synthase regulator BcsB — protein sequence MGMSALPATMANAAPENAAATAASTVPVVAVTAASGQTENVAANLSAEGNTLSADQSVVGQVMPGVRGANAPVVAENAPSRDVKLTFAQIAPPPGSMVLRGINPDGGIEFGMRSDEVVSKAMLNLEYTPSPALLPVQSQLKVYLNDELMDVLPVTKEQLGKKTLAQVPINPLFITDFNRVRLEFVGHYRDVCENPASSTLWVDVGRNSSLQMTYQSLSLKNDLSSFPIPFFDPRDNRQLTLPVVFAASPDVTQQLAATIVASWFGSRSAWRGQNFPVMFDQLPDRNAVVFATNDKRPSFLRDHPDVKAPTVEIMSHPDNPYVKLLVVFGRDDKDLVQAAKGIAQGNVLFRGTSVVVDDVKPLLARKPYDAPNWVRTDRAITFGELKTYEEQLQSTGLEPAPVNLSLNLPPDLYLLHTNGIDINLKYRYTAPATKDSSRMDISLNNQFLQSFGLISTQDNNQLMLRLPVLQGLLDGKTDVSIPALKLGAVNQLRFDFQYMNPMPGGSADNCITFQPVQNHVVIGDESTIDFSKFYHFLAMPDLRAFANASFPFSRMADLSESIVVMPKAPNEAQVTTLLDTMASMGAQTGLPAINVTLTDDGSQIQNKDADIMLIGSIPDKLKDEKRVDLLVKATQSWVNTPLRQTEFPSIMPDSNDRQASVQTTVTSQGAMAAVVGFQSPYNDQRSVVALLADSPRGYTLLNNAMNDSGKRASMFGSVAIIRESGVNSLRVGDVYYVGHLPWFERLWYALANHPVLLAILAAVSVVLLAWVLWRLLRIISRRRLNPDRE from the coding sequence ATGGGGATGAGTGCGCTCCCCGCAACAATGGCTAACGCAGCGCCTGAAAACGCAGCAGCCACGGCTGCCTCAACGGTTCCTGTGGTTGCGGTCACAGCAGCATCCGGTCAAACGGAGAACGTTGCTGCGAACTTGTCTGCGGAGGGGAACACGCTGTCGGCAGACCAGAGCGTCGTCGGGCAGGTTATGCCGGGAGTCCGTGGTGCTAACGCGCCCGTTGTCGCGGAAAATGCCCCGTCGCGGGACGTGAAGCTGACCTTTGCCCAGATTGCCCCACCTCCGGGCAGCATGGTGCTGCGTGGCATCAACCCTGATGGTGGCATTGAGTTTGGCATGCGCAGCGATGAAGTCGTATCGAAGGCGATGCTGAATCTCGAGTACACGCCATCTCCGGCGCTTCTGCCAGTACAATCGCAGCTCAAGGTTTACCTGAATGACGAGCTGATGGACGTACTGCCTGTCACGAAAGAACAGCTGGGTAAAAAAACGCTGGCACAGGTGCCAATCAACCCGTTGTTTATCACCGACTTTAACCGTGTCCGGCTGGAGTTCGTGGGTCACTACCGTGACGTGTGTGAAAACCCGGCCAGCAGCACGCTGTGGGTGGACGTGGGTCGTAACTCATCGTTGCAGATGACCTACCAGTCGCTGTCGCTGAAAAACGATCTCTCGTCGTTCCCGATCCCGTTCTTTGATCCTCGCGATAACCGTCAGTTAACGCTGCCGGTGGTGTTCGCGGCATCCCCGGACGTGACCCAACAGCTGGCGGCCACCATTGTGGCATCCTGGTTTGGCTCCCGTTCCGCCTGGCGCGGACAGAACTTCCCGGTGATGTTCGATCAACTGCCGGATCGTAATGCCGTGGTCTTTGCGACCAATGACAAACGTCCCTCTTTCCTGCGTGATCATCCGGACGTGAAAGCCCCTACGGTTGAAATCATGAGCCACCCTGACAACCCGTACGTAAAACTGCTGGTGGTGTTTGGTCGTGATGATAAAGATCTGGTGCAGGCAGCAAAAGGGATTGCGCAGGGTAATGTCCTGTTCCGTGGTACCAGCGTGGTTGTCGATGATGTGAAGCCACTGCTGGCGCGTAAACCTTACGATGCGCCAAATTGGGTGCGTACCGATCGTGCCATTACCTTTGGTGAGCTGAAAACCTATGAAGAACAACTTCAGTCGACGGGGCTTGAGCCTGCACCTGTCAACCTGTCACTGAATCTACCGCCCGATCTGTATCTGCTGCACACGAACGGGATCGATATCAATCTGAAGTACCGCTATACCGCGCCAGCCACCAAAGATAGCTCGCGTATGGATATCAGCCTGAACAACCAGTTCCTGCAATCCTTCGGTCTGATCAGCACTCAGGATAATAACCAGCTGATGTTGCGTCTGCCGGTGCTGCAGGGGCTGCTGGATGGTAAAACCGATGTCTCTATTCCGGCGCTGAAACTGGGTGCGGTGAACCAGCTGCGCTTTGACTTCCAGTACATGAACCCGATGCCTGGCGGTTCGGCGGACAACTGCATCACCTTCCAGCCGGTGCAGAACCACGTCGTGATTGGTGACGAGTCGACCATCGACTTCTCGAAGTTCTATCACTTCCTTGCGATGCCGGATCTGCGTGCGTTTGCTAATGCCAGCTTCCCGTTCAGCCGCATGGCTGACCTGTCTGAATCCATTGTTGTGATGCCAAAAGCGCCAAACGAAGCTCAGGTTACCACCCTGCTGGACACAATGGCGTCGATGGGGGCGCAAACGGGCTTACCGGCGATTAACGTCACGTTGACCGACGATGGTAGCCAGATCCAGAACAAAGATGCCGACATCATGCTGATCGGGAGCATCCCGGATAAGCTGAAGGATGAAAAACGCGTCGACTTGCTGGTGAAGGCGACCCAGTCCTGGGTTAACACACCGCTGCGTCAGACTGAATTCCCGAGCATCATGCCGGATTCCAACGATCGTCAGGCCAGCGTACAAACGACGGTAACCTCTCAGGGGGCGATGGCTGCGGTTGTTGGCTTCCAGTCACCTTACAACGACCAGCGTAGCGTGGTAGCACTGCTGGCGGATAGCCCACGCGGTTATACGTTGCTTAACAATGCAATGAATGACAGTGGTAAGCGTGCGTCTATGTTTGGTTCGGTCGCGATCATTCGTGAATCGGGGGTCAACAGCCTGCGCGTAGGCGATGTCTACTATGTGGGTCATCTGCCGTGGTTCGAGCGTCTGTGGTATGCCCTGGCTAACCATCCGGTGCTGCTGGCTATTCTGGCTGCAGTGAGCGTGGTGTTGCTGGCATGGGTGCTGTGGCGTCTGCTGCGAATCATCAGTCGTCGTCGCCTGAACCCGGATCGTGAGTAA